GCGATGATCATCGGCTCCGACTCCCGGTTCGCGGGTGCGATCGTCGAGCGCGGCTACCTCGTCCCGCAGAGCTTCATCGGCACCTCGGACATCGGGCGCTACTTCTCCGAGGGGTACACCGGCACCGACCCGGAGCAGATCGCCCGGCAGTCGCCGCTCACCCGTGTGGGCTCGGTCGACACCCCGACGCTCGTCATGCACTCCGAGCTCGACTTCCGCTGCCCGCTCGAACAGGCCCTGCAGTACTTCGCGGCGCTCCAGCGCGCCGGCGTCGACAGCGAGCTGCTGATCTTCCCCGGGGAGAACCACGAGCTGTCCCGCTCCGGCCGCCCGGTCCACCGCGTGCAGCGGTTCGACGCGGTCCTCGACTGGTGGGAGCGGGTCTTCTCCGGGAGCGCCGGATCCGCTCCGCGGCGCGGGGTCGGCGGGCATGTCCGCGAAGCCGGCGGGCATGTCCGCGCGACCGGCGGGCTGGTCTGAGCGCATGCTCAACAGCATCGCCAGACGAGCGTTCACCGCGCTCTTCACCCCGGTCGCGCGGCTGCTGCTGCGCCTCGGGCTCAGTCCGGACGCGGTGACGATCATCGGCACGCTGGGCGTGTGCGCCGGCGCGCTCGTCGGGTACCCGGCAGGACACCTGTTCTGGGGCACGGTCGTCATCACCTTCTTCGTGTTCGGCGACATGCTCGACGGCATCATGGCCCGGCTCGCGGACCGCCGGTCGACCTGGGGCGCATTCCTCGACTCGACCCTCGACCGGTTCGCCGACTCCGCCGTGTTCGTCGGCATCGCCCTGTGGTACTTCCTCGGTGCGGACGACCCGCTCACCGCGCTGCTGGCGCTCGGCGTGCTCGTCACCGGCTCGATCGTGTCCTACGTCCGGGCCAAGGCCGAAGGACTCGGAGTGACCGCCGCCGGCGGCATCGCAGAACGGGCCGACCGGCTGCTCGTCACCCTCGTCGTCACCGGCCTCGTCGGCCTCGGCCTGCCCGACGTCGTCCTCACCGTCGCGCTCGCGATCCTCATGCTCCTGTGCTCGATCACCATCGGCCAGCGGATCGTCGCCGTCCATCGCCAGCTCGCCCCGGAGGAGGGCCGATGAGGGGAGTGCGGAGGGCCTCGCGCGTGGTCCTGCTCAACGGCGCCGGAGAGGTGTTCCTGCTCCACGCCCGCGACCTCCATGACGACTCCCGCCGCTGGTGGCTCACGTGCGGCGGGGGAGCGGAGATGGGGGAGACCCCGGAGCAGACTGCGGCGCGCGAGCTCGCCGAGGAGACCGGTCTCGTGTGCGAACCCGGCGAGCTCCTCGGCCCCCTCGCCACCCGGCGGGCGGTCATGGAGTTCTCCGAGCGCACGCTCCATCAGGACGAGGTGTTCTACGGTCTCCAGTGCGAGGACGAGATCGACCTCGCCGACGCGGTGTGGACCGAGGTGGAGAAGGCGTCGATCGTCGGAGCCCGCTGGTGGACCCGGGACGAGCTCCGGGCGACGAGCGCGACCGTGCACCCGCCGCGGCTCATCGAGCTCATGGATCTCGTGCTCGCGGGCACCGCGCCTGACACGCCGCTCGACCTCGACCGCGGCCCCGACGCTAGAATGATCCCCTGACCCCATCCCGCTCGACGAATCAACGGAGGCACATCCGTGG
This Brevibacterium ihuae DNA region includes the following protein-coding sequences:
- the pgsA gene encoding phosphatidylinositol phosphate synthase, with the translated sequence MLNSIARRAFTALFTPVARLLLRLGLSPDAVTIIGTLGVCAGALVGYPAGHLFWGTVVITFFVFGDMLDGIMARLADRRSTWGAFLDSTLDRFADSAVFVGIALWYFLGADDPLTALLALGVLVTGSIVSYVRAKAEGLGVTAAGGIAERADRLLVTLVVTGLVGLGLPDVVLTVALAILMLLCSITIGQRIVAVHRQLAPEEGR
- a CDS encoding NUDIX hydrolase produces the protein MRGVRRASRVVLLNGAGEVFLLHARDLHDDSRRWWLTCGGGAEMGETPEQTAARELAEETGLVCEPGELLGPLATRRAVMEFSERTLHQDEVFYGLQCEDEIDLADAVWTEVEKASIVGARWWTRDELRATSATVHPPRLIELMDLVLAGTAPDTPLDLDRGPDARMIP